The Felis catus isolate Fca126 chromosome B2, F.catus_Fca126_mat1.0, whole genome shotgun sequence region CCCATGCCAAAGGAGGGGTGGTACACATGGGTGAATGCCCTTCCgccaggagggggggggggggggctttacacacaggtgaaaaaaaaacccGGGCTAGTGGGGCAGGATGCATGCGCAAATGGCCTCCGTCACCGAGGAGGGTGGTGCTTGAGAACACCATTCCACCCCGAGGGTGTGCTGTACGCATCCGTGAACACCCTCACATGCCAAGCGGGGCAGGGAGCATGAGTGAAACACCTCTCTTGCAGAGAGGGGGAGCAAGCATGACCTAACCCTTACCCTGAACCCTAAATGAAatgctaaccctaacccttaccTTAAGTGATGCGTGCTTCTTCAcctgtgaaagtgaaaagactCATTGATGAAATGTCACATTTAATAGTAACAACACTACTCCCTCTCAGAGGGGTGGTGCTGTTCATGGGTGACACCCTCCCTCACGGAGGGGGTGGGAGCATGTGTGAACCACCTCCCATGCCGAGGGACAGGGTGCATGTGCCAAAGCCCACCCTCACTGTGGGGGGGGTTGTGCAAATGTGCAAATTCATGAACGTGCTCCCAAGCAGAAGGGGATGGGGTGCATGTGTGAACACCCTCCTGGGCTGAAGGGGGCAGAACACATTAGTGAATATCCCCTGCGCTGAGGGGCGGTACTATTGCGTGAATACACTCTAGCGGCAAGGGGGTGTGGAAGCATGACCTAACCCTTACCCTAATTCTTAATGGTAATTCTAACCCTAAATCTTACTTAAGAGATGTCTGCTACTTCAGctttgaaagtgaaaagaaccaTTCATGAAACGTCACATTTAATAGTGGCGTCACTATTCCCTCCTTGAAGGGTGGTGCTCTGCATGGGTGACTTCCTCCCACACCAAGGAGGGGCTGTGCGCTTGTGTAAACACCCTCCCATACTGAGGTGGGTGGGGCACATGCCTGAACCATCTCCAGTGCGGGAGATGCGGTGTGCCCATGAGAGAACACCCTCCCGCACCAAGGGGTGATGGTGCACATGTGTAAACAATCTTCTGTCCTGAAGGGGGGGATCTGCGCATGCGTGAACGCCCTCCCATATGGAATTGGAGTGGGCACATGCCTCAATATTTTCCTGCTCTgagggggcagggcggggagaAAGGGTGAACACCCTCCAGGCTGAAGATGGTGGGGTAATGCGTGAAACACTCCCATGCCGAGGCGGGGAGCAACCATGACCTAACCCTTAGCCTAACCAGTAACTGTAATGGCAATCCTTCCCTTACCTTAAGAGATGCctgtttcttcagctgtgaaagtgaaaacaccCATCCATGAAACGTCAGATTTAATAGTGGCATCACTACTCCCTCGCTGAGTGGTGATGCTGTGCATGGGTGACCCCCTCCAGTGCCACAGGGGGGCAGGGCACATGCATGAACCACCTATTCTGCCAGGAGAGGGGGGTGAGCCCATGAGTGAACACCCTCCCACACCAGAGGGGTGCAGGCGCATATGTCAACACCCTCCCCCCTGAAGGGTCCGGGTCGTAAGAGTGAACACCCTCCAGAGGTGTGCCGCCTCTGTGAACGCCCTCCCGTTCCCAGGGAGGGTACAGGCGTGACCTAACCCTTACCCTAACCATGAATGGCAATCCTAACCATGACACTAACCTTAAGAGATGCctgcttcttcagctgtgaaagtgaaaagagccATTCATAAAACAACACATTAAATAGTGGCATCACTACTCCctcttggggtgggggagtggggggcagggtgcaTGCGTGAACACCCTTCCACAACAAGGGTGCCGGGGGTCAGGTGTGACCTTCCTTCCTTGCCAAATGGGGGGTGCAAGCATGGCCTAACCCTTACCCTAACCCTCAGGGTAATCCAAACCCTAACCCTCATCATAAGAGATGCTGTTTCTTCAGCTATGAAAGTGAAAAGACCCATTCATGAAACGTCAGATTTAATAGTGGCATCACTACTCCCTcgctgaggggggagggggggtctggCACATGGATGACCCCTCCCATGCTGAGGGGTGGCAAGGTGCATGAGTGCCTCCCTCCCGCACCTAAGGGGGGATGTAAGTGTGACATAACCTTTACCCTAACCCCTAACTCTAACTCTAATCGTAACCCCAACCCTAACACTAACCTTAACATATGACTGCTTCTTCAGCTCTGACAGTATAAAAAGGTATTCAGGAAATGTCAGATTTAGTAGTGGCATCACTACTCCCTTGCCAATGTGCGGGGTGCAAGCGTGACAACCCTCCATCGCCAATGAGGGGTTCAAGCATTACAACCCTGCATTGCCAAGTAGGTGTATCGAGGCTGTCCTAGAAGGGCGAAAAAATATGATTCACGTACTGTAGGCAGCTGTTAGGGCTGTGGTGATGAGCATTCGTAGTAGGGCTCAGGCATCGGTATATGATCTTAAGAACTGAGTACCAAAAATACACAACCAACTCCTAAGTTACGACTGGGTGAATTTCACAATACAAGCAATAATGCTAGTATGTGCAACAAGAAATATTTGCCCTCGCATAAGCTCCTGTCAGAGCGGATAACCACGGATGGTtaacaagaagataaaaataacctAACTGTAAAGTCAATATCAAACCAATTGTTGACCCGACACAGATAGGCAAtcaaggaaagatgaaaagaagtaaaaggaactcAACGAACACAAACCCCTCCTGTTTACCAATAAAATCACCTCTAGAATTTGTAGTTTTAGAGGCCCACCTGCCCAGGGACATTTGTGAAATGGCCATGGTATCCTGACCGTGCAAAAGTAGCATAATCACTTGTTCCCTAAATAGTGACACATATGAATGGCCACACGAGGGTTTTACTCTCTCTTCCAGTTGGTGAAATGGACCTTCCTGTGAAGAGGTGGGAATAGGACAAGAAGACCCTATGGAGCTTTAATTCACTGGCTCAAAGAGGCAACATCAATACAACCAATAGGGACAAAAGATCTCTGTATGGGCCAACAATTTAGGTTGGGGTGACCCCGGAGAATAAATTCTCCTCTGAGGCATTTAGATGTACACTTACCAATTGAAAGTACAACCTAACTTATTGATCCAAAATACTTGACCAACGCCATAGGTACTATACATGTACCCTGGCAGAGTTTCCTTTTGGGGGTGGGTGGTTGTTGTGTCCACATTCAGTGCAGGGTTATGAaacagtggtggtggtggcggtggtggtgttttctcctcttccataaAGAGTTCCATGGTGACCATTTTGTGGGAGCCAAGCAGTAGCTAGGCTGCTCCTGGATCCCTCTCTGCTTCGGGTTCCTTGTCGGGCATCATAGCAGTGGCCTagtggaaaaaaggagagaagatgtCACAAGACACTCAGGTAAACAAAGATGTGAATGAAGAACCTCCTGAAATACCATCTGAAGACTATGGGGCAGTGCTACTGTCCACAGTTACAGTCCAGTTTCTGGGAGCATGGATGTGATAGAGGAATGCAGTGATACAGTGGTTGAGAGGTGTCTGGTTTGTAGAAGAAATGCTGCACGTCCCCAATGCTGGTTGGGGAAATGTCGTATATTTCGTCAGCTATGTCAAAGATAACAAAAGAACAATGGACAAGACAGATACCTGCCTCTTCaggaatgaaagtgaaaagaaccaACCAGGAAATATCTGattgaaaatgtttttaggtacactaatttttgaaagagacaaagacagaacacAAGAGGGCatgggcagtgagagagagagagacagtatgtgaagcaggctccagatacAGAGCCATCAGTACAAAGGCCACCTAGGattcaaaaccagaaaacaagagaccatgaccagagatgaagtggacgcttaacccaataagccacccaggcgcgaaAGAAAACATCTGAATTAAAAGGAATATCACCGCTACATCGCGGATAAAGGGGAGCAGATGGGGCACATTCGTGAAGCCCTCGTGCACCAAGGGGGATTGGGAGCATGACCTAAACCTTACACTGACCCCTAACATTAACCCTAACCATAACACTTACCTTGAGAGATGCCTgattcttcagctgtgaaagtgaaaagagccATTCATGAAACATCAGATTTAATACAGGCGTCAACACTCCTTCTCTAAGGAGTGACAAGGCGCAATGGGATACCTTCCCATGAAGAGGGGGTAGAGGATAAATGCGTGAATGCACCCTAGGAACACAGGATAGAGTATACTGGTTATAACCCTTGGCCACTCCTCATATAGAAGAAATTGGTTTGTCTCTTCCATATGAAGGACTTCCATGTACACTGTTGGTAGTCTGTCTGCACCTGCTTGTACATACGGATACAGATGCAGAATACAGAATTCTGCTTGTAGATACAGATGCAGAATATAGGAATCTTGTGTTGTTTGGTCATATTTTTCAACACAATGTTCTTACACAGCTGAACTATCATAGCAGATTTCCTCACATCTCCCAAACCTGGAAGTTTAAGTTGTCACTTAGGCAACCAGCCTCTGCTCCCATGTCTTGAGAATGCTAACCTCCATGAGTCCCAATGAGACCACCTCCTACTGCAGAAGCTGAAAATGCTTGCCCAATATCCCTTGTTGCTGGGGCAAAGGCAGGTACTCTATACCTGGCAATCTGGTGCACTTCTGCCAGATTTTGGTGTAGGAGTTAATTACATGAAAAAGTACCCACTAACTCCCTGAGACCATTTCTTCCTCAACTCTTCATTCTTATTTCTGTATACTCATCAGTAATGCCTATGAATCCACTAAGATAGCCACTCCTAAACACgtctccagctccagctccataTTCATTGCTTCTTTTTCCTCCACTGCTCTCCCTGTATCCTACCCACTATCTGCCAGCTTGCACTAAAGCACTGTGCATCCCATTCACATCCTGACAACATGACAATCACCTCAGGCTCTCATGACCCCTCTGCCTTACTCCCTCTGGCTGCAGCTACCATATTGTCTCTTACCCAGGCTCTTCCTGGTAACACGGTACTGCCTCCAGAATGTGAAAGCCAGTAGACAGGGTCTCCTTCCCTCTAGGTACCCCCCCATATCGTTTAATAGATTTCCCTTCCTCTAAAAACAGCCAGATTTGTTTTCTGCTTATAGCTAAGACTAATAATTTTACCTTAATATCTGTTTCTACAATCTCAAAATCCAACTAAGACTTGCTTCCAAAAACTCATACCTTCCTGAACCTCAGGgtttcccctccccactttctgTTGAGAAAACGGTTAAGAACATAGAAGTAAATGAGCCCATACTGACCCCAGATATTTCAAACCTCAGAATACATCAACTGTCAATCAGGCATGAATTTCATCGAAATATTTACGATTTAGAACTGATAGGGATGTTGTGACCACTATTCTTAGGGGCAGAGGCTGCAACCCTAGGACACTCACACTCGTTCTCATACCTTTATCTCAGTGGCGGATGAAGGACCAAATCAAaggcaacagaagaaaaacattaacaagaacatatattttaataagtgcTTTGAAGACATTCCAACCCTAAGTCTGCAGAAAGGGCAGATGAGTGTCATCCCTATTTTAGAGACCAAGTGGAAAGGATCAGGGACTTCTGCCTCCACCGTGCTGGTCCCATGATCTAAGGGTGTTTGGAAGCCCAGACAGACAGTCTAGCTGAGTGGGAAGTTGGGAATGACACAGAGGAATACAGGCCAAATGAGACCTTGTCTTAGAGCCTCAGCGTGAGTCTGCCTCTCATACAGTCAAGCTACAGGAAAGGGAAAACTCTCCccatgaaggaagagaagaactTGTAGATTAACTCCTGAGTCCTGGCATTGGTAAAGGTCACCTTCCCACCATGATAATCCAGAGCAACTCCAGTCTGCCTTGGACAACATGACAGGATCTGGAAAGGCTCGAGACTGGTACCTACATACACCCCAGCTGAGGAGAGCTGCAGGTCCAGAACCCCTCCTCAGGGGTGAAGGCGAGACACCCTCTCCTCACCACCTACTCTCTGGCCATCCCCACCAGGCAGAATTTCAGCcatattccattttcattctcatttctgtACCCGGTGGGACTGTAACCACCAGGGGTGCCCACTAACCCACCCAGGTAGCTAGTGCCAAACATGTCTCTGGCTCCACCCCAGTAACACACTGCATCTTCCTCCTCTGGCCCCCACCATATCCTGTCCACCCTCACCTCCCAGCACACTTTGCCCCACGTGAAGCCCCTACTGACCAGCACTCCAGGCTCAGGGTCAAATCTCCAACCATGTTGGTATTTGTTCATCCACAAACCAGTGAATATCAGGCTTTTCTCACTGGGAGACACTGAGAGGCAGCCATTGGCTGGCTGGGAATTCAGGACGATCCTCGCTGTGGGGACACGGGGATAAAGTTATGGCATCATAAGATATCAAAGGAGATTTTCCCTGTGGGTTCTGAGGCCTTTCTGACAAGGGTAGGAGACTCCCTTCAGGGACCAGGACAGAAATCTTAGACCTTGTGCTCATACCTTCCAGAGGGTGGGGAGAAGCCAGGGAGAGAATtccagggaggaaaagaaggaaggggctgGGATCTTTATGGCTGAGAAACGCTGGGGAAGGATGAGCTCTGAGACCTCAGGACAAAGAATTCAGGTACATTAGCTACCACAAAGacattcctgttttgtttttttttaattttttttttcaacgttttatttttgggacagacagagacagagcatgaacgggggaggggcagagagagagggagacacagaatcggaaacaggctccaggctccgagccatcagcccagagcccgacgcgggctcgaactcacggaccgcgagatcgtgacctggctgaagtcggacgcttaaccgactgcgccacccaggcgccccaaagacatTCCTGTTTAAAGAGctgatccaggggcgcctgggtggctccgtctgttaagcgttcgacttcagctcaggtcatgatcttgcagtttgtgagttcaaaccccgcatcaggctctgtgctgacagctcagagcctgaagcctgctttggattctgtgtctccctcttcctgcccttcccatgcacatgctctatctctgtctcttaataataaataaacgtttaaaaaaaataaagagctgatCCATAAGGGAAGATTTACAGGAAAACTGTAATTTGGAGAAGGAGAGTTTACTCTGGGGTGAGCATCAGTCATTATCCCCTCCAGATACTCACTGGTCTTATACTCCAGATCCCTCCTCAATTTTCCtagagtgaaagaagaaaaagatagtaAGCAATCCTGGCATCACATCTTCTAGGTCCAGTTCTCTTACTGCCAGCTGACACTACTATAAAAGCTGGCCAGGCACAATGAAGCCCAAGCGACATAGAGAAGTCGGTGCAGAAGACACACGGAGTTGTCCAGACCCCATGGCTCATGCACGTACCTCTGCTGCTCACACCTGCTGCTTCATCACGCAGTCTTAAAGCATGTTCTCTGTGCTCTTAAACTTCTCGGCCTAAATCACACTACTTTTTCCCACTTGCTAAGAGACCTCTTGGAGATGAATTCCCCCAGtattctttttactgttttattttttaatatgataaagtaacataaaatttaccatctttagCATTTTAGGTGCATGGTTCAGCAGGGTTAAGTGTAgttacattgttgtgcaaccagttttcagaatgttttcatccTGCAAAACCAAAACTCTATACCCATAAAACCACAACCTTCATTCCCCCTCCTCCTGACCCCTGGCAGCCACCCTACTCTCCATTCCTAAGGATTTGATCACTTTAGGGAACTCCTAGAAGTAGAATCATACATGACTTGGCATTTTGTAACCatcttatttcactcagcataatgtccctGAGggttatccatgcatccatgttAATGtgggaaatggcagataaaagtTAAGTTTCCTTAGAACCTGCAGCcctttgacaaatacttgaggcaggcagagtataacattcctccaggaaccccctactgtcttaatgctgaTGCTTTGCTAAAGGGAAACAATCTTAGCTTGAGGACAGCTGGGTCTCCCAGATCCCAtgagtcttctttaacatatgaaaatcactTTGGAAACTTCACcctgactttacctcccccaactcccaagtatataagAAGTCTCTCTCATGGTCCTGggacagctctttctgcccacaggtcctgtccccgcgctttaataaaatcacctttttcaccaaagacatctcaagaattctttcttggccatcagctctggaccgCCACCACTCCAAAACTGTATCACGTGTTATCCATAGCTTCCcgaaattctttttcttcatttctaggtGCAAAACACCTTTTTATCTGCTCTGGGACCTACTCTGACTCTCCCTCAATCCAGGTAACACCCTTACACTGCCATGTGGACAGACTCCCTGGTTTGGACAGATTGACTCTCCCTCTCCAGTGTCCCCGGCCTGGTGTGAATGGCCTGGATACAAGCAAGGAGCTATGAGGACCCAAGGCCAGAGCTGAATCCTAAGGATAAGcactacagagaaagaaaagggattttCTAGGCTCAGAACTTCTTCCTCCACCCATTCCCTTATCATTGAATCTTCTGAGTCCTTTCTCTAAAGAAAGAAGTTTATCTGAAAAGTCTTCTACCTGCCTTTTGATTGCAGCACTGACAGCACTTTTCAATCCAGAGCTTCTTCCAGGGGTATCTGGAAAAGACAGAGGCACTGCAGGAACTACTGACGAAAGGAGGGTCTCCCACATCCATgtacactcatgcacacacaacaACCACACACCACAGGGTTGGGAGCAAAGTGGCACCTCCAGGAGGCCAGTCCCGCATCAGAGCCCAACAGTGTGATGTCCAGAGCTCTGAAGAAAGGGCCATAACCAGGTACTCTGTACGCACCACTGTACCAGTTGTGTATCAtgttaaagagagagaaagccactTCCTGTCTTGGAAGTTCTTTGAAACATGCTACTAATATTTCAACTTCTAAAGAAATTACCTGAGGATACACACCAgataagttaaaattaaaacagaactttacattttaattttaaaaaggctttcaATTTAAGACATATATATAGCTGAGCAGAAATATATAAGctaaatacaaaatgaaagaaacacgAGATCTTGACCTTATTATCAGAAAGGATTGAATTCAAGgtggaaatatattaaataagacaACAGAAAGTATTTTTATGTTACTAAGAATATTATAATCCACAATTAAGATATAACTCCCATCAAACGTCccacaggagaaaaaaagcatcaaaatgtagaaaagcaaaaactatcataattaaaaaatgggtaagaaCTCATTACTAGTAGGAATCTTTGACCTCTCTTAGTCCATGACATATTGAGAAGTCAAAAAGTAAGTATCGATACAAAACACCTTAATAACAAATTTACTAAGGGAACCCTCCTGGAGATAAATCAAATCCTATTCCAAGCACATGCAAGATGCACCTTCTTTTCCAGTGTTTGGAACTGTCACAAAAATTTACAACATGTAAACACAGAATGCCTCAACAAAGTCCAAAAGGTGGAAAGATCAACAACCTTGTCTGTTCATGAGatttaaaaactatgaaacacaaacaaaacaaaagaaaaacaagagtaaTGCCACTgacaaatgttatgcccagaatttgtgatccccaaagaccgccagggagccgagtccgatgtaaaagcaaaagagcctttattcgagctagctcagctcaatcccctacctgcaccgatgcagcggtgagatacctgggagagagagcgagtttcaaaaggacaaaggttttattggggcctaggggcagttggtgagataatggctgtggcctcagccgattggctggggaagggtcccagtcctgttaggcaggtgagggggggggtgtgctcaaggggaggaggcgtggtcaaggtgaaggacacagaacaagatggagtcgccCCCCCCTTTCAACAAATATCCACTTTCTTAAACAAATCTTATGTTAAAGAGTAAATCaaagtcagaattttaaaatatctagaaaacaataataataaaatactatacaCTGGAAATTGTGGTGTATGTCAAAAGTGGGGCTcatagacaaaaaaaatcattaactatAGGGGGGGAAAGCAGGTAATAGAGGAGACAAAAGTACAAATACaccaaataagaaatgaaaaatattcaggagcacctgggtggctcagtcggttgagcatctgactcttgattttagctcaggtcatgatcccagggttgtgggatcaagccccacttcaagATCTGCactgcagcatggagcctgcttaggattctctctctctccctccctctctctctctctcatgctctctctctcaaaaaaaaaataaataaaaaatatttagatataaaaaggaaattaaatttaaggACATTATTTTGACCACCTATgcaaatgcttttgaaaaaagtagaatatataaaaactacattttctaataaaaaatagagtggatttattcaaaaataaaattgttccttataagagaaattaaaaaaaaactgttttcagaGCACAAGTTCTTCATCtttttgattaggtttattcctaggtatcttatggtttttcttgcaattgtaaatgggatcaattccttgatttctcgtTCTGCTCCTCTGTTATgggtgtatacaaatgcaactgatttctgtacactgattttgtacccTCTGACTTCACTAAGTGAGTCTATTGTATTCCTGAAACTACTatcacattgtatgttaactaactgaaatttaaatacaaacttaaaaaaaataacaggggcacctgagtggttcagtcagttaaacaccggACTTctgcttaagtcatgatctcacagtttgtgggtttgagccccgacaggctctgtgccaacagctcacatcctggagcctacttcggattctgtatctccctctgtctctgcccctcccccacttatgcactctctctcctctctctctctctctctcaaataaatgaagattataaaagaaagaaagaaagaaatgccctGCCTAatcaaaaagaaagctggaataattTGACTGATAGCAAACAAAATCCTTCAGGGCAAAACTATTACACTCATTTCTTATGTCATTGCTCGTCCCTGATGTGTGTGCCCTGTGTCCCCAGCCACAATCTGGCCACCTGCTGGGATTTCCTCCTGCTGGCCCAGCGTGCAGCCCACAGAACATACACAGAGAAGCCCAGagacccaggcgtccctggataCCACCTGTGCAGCAGCAAATTCTCAGTTTAGAGTCTGTCTGTTCCAAAGCTCCTGCGTCCGGTGTGGGTGGGACTTGGAAGCTGTCAGTGTGGCGCATCCGGGGCAGGCACTGCAGGGGAATCACTGCCCCCAGGCCTGTGGGAGTGTCCCCCTCTGCGCCAGCGGAGAGCAGGGGACAGTGTCCTGCGTAAATGTGCCCTACAGGATGCAGGGAACCAGGCACGAACTGGAGGAAGTGAAAACTGGGCTTTGGAAGCAAACATGGATCCTGAAACCTCTCGAATGTACCCCCGTACACCCCCCACGCCACGTCTCTCAGCCCCCCACGGCCCTAACATGAGCTCCACAATAGGAATTTGTGCAGAAGTCCCTCCGCCTTCCCTGGGCATCCTCCGCCCACCTCACTAGAGATTTCTTCAAATAATCCTCCTTCTACCCTTGTCAAATTTcaataatttgagaaagagagaaaacaaacggACACCTGAGTTGtttaaagacaacaacaacaaaaaaggccaTCAGTACTTACTTGCTTATGACGTCACTCAGGtcctggaaggaaagagaaaacagacactGACATGGACAATAGCCTCCCAGGAGGGAGTGCCGTTTCCACCTGGGGGGCACATCAGGGAGCAGGTGCACGACATCCAGGTACAAGCCATTCTCATGGGCCCACACCTGCTCTGTCCCCATGGATGCT contains the following coding sequences:
- the LOC101084270 gene encoding tripartite motif-containing protein 26-like — translated: MSVFEQGHQFLRERELDLLDLLERIEQELAHGRNSHVTKSSEDAVRLGTLVSELEKMAQQPAVELLQDLSDVISKYPWKKLWIEKCCQCCNQKAGKLRRDLEYKTTRIVLNSQPANGCLSVSPSEKSLIFTGLWMNKYQHGWRFDPEPGVLLKNQASLKATAMMPDKEPEAERDPGAA